The following are encoded together in the Candidatus Kapaibacterium thiocyanatum genome:
- a CDS encoding biotin carboxylase, whose protein sequence is MPFSKVLIANRGEIALRVIKTCKRLGIATVAIHSDADARSLHVSEADEAIAIGGYTPRESYLVMDKVLQAARACGADAVHPGYGFLSENAEFARAVADAGMVFIGPTPEAIAMLGDKTAAREIALRAEVPISPGSDGAVVDFAEARRVVDRIGYPVIIKAAAGGGGKGMRIVESDAEIESAFSMARNEALASFNDGRVFIERYIVNPRHIEIQVLADHHGTVLYFPERECSIQRRHQKVVEESPSSAVTPAIRKAMGEAAARLVQAASYTNAGTLEFLLDARGEFYFMEVNTRLQVEHPVTEMVTGVDFVEQQLLIAAGKALTMKQVDIEPKGHAIECRVCAEDVFNDFLPDTGTVSFMQLPEGEGVRNDSALYEGYEVTVHYDPMVAKLIVWAEDRHACIERTLVALDGYHLAGFKTTLPFCRLVIDSEPFRSGDYSTFFVQNHWPLPLPAWWTRTISALAGAGFAADEARRAPRQPDISQ, encoded by the coding sequence ATGCCGTTTTCCAAAGTGCTGATTGCGAATCGCGGTGAAATAGCGCTCCGCGTGATCAAAACCTGCAAACGGCTTGGAATAGCCACCGTCGCCATCCACTCCGATGCCGACGCGCGCTCGCTGCATGTGAGCGAGGCCGACGAGGCTATCGCCATCGGCGGCTATACGCCCCGGGAATCGTATCTGGTCATGGACAAGGTTCTCCAGGCCGCCAGGGCCTGCGGTGCCGACGCAGTCCATCCGGGCTACGGCTTCCTGAGCGAGAACGCCGAGTTCGCCCGTGCCGTGGCGGACGCGGGTATGGTTTTCATCGGTCCTACGCCGGAAGCCATCGCCATGCTCGGGGACAAGACGGCGGCGCGTGAGATCGCCCTCAGGGCCGAAGTCCCGATTTCGCCCGGTTCCGACGGTGCCGTCGTCGACTTCGCCGAGGCACGTCGCGTGGTGGATCGTATCGGCTATCCCGTCATCATCAAGGCCGCGGCGGGTGGTGGAGGGAAGGGGATGCGCATCGTCGAATCCGATGCCGAGATCGAGTCCGCCTTCAGCATGGCCCGGAACGAAGCCCTGGCATCGTTCAACGACGGCCGTGTCTTCATCGAACGCTACATCGTCAATCCGCGTCACATCGAAATCCAGGTACTGGCGGACCATCACGGTACGGTGCTGTATTTCCCGGAACGCGAATGCTCCATCCAGCGCCGCCATCAGAAGGTCGTCGAGGAATCGCCGTCGTCGGCCGTCACTCCTGCCATCCGCAAGGCGATGGGCGAAGCCGCGGCACGTCTCGTCCAGGCAGCCAGCTATACCAATGCCGGAACGCTGGAATTCCTGCTGGATGCACGCGGTGAATTCTACTTCATGGAAGTGAATACGCGCCTGCAGGTCGAACATCCCGTCACCGAAATGGTGACCGGCGTCGACTTCGTCGAACAGCAGTTGCTCATCGCAGCGGGCAAGGCGCTGACGATGAAGCAGGTCGACATCGAACCGAAGGGTCATGCCATCGAATGCCGCGTCTGCGCGGAGGACGTCTTCAACGACTTCCTGCCGGATACCGGCACGGTGAGCTTCATGCAGCTTCCGGAGGGGGAAGGCGTACGGAACGACAGTGCCCTCTACGAAGGCTACGAGGTCACCGTGCATTACGATCCCATGGTCGCCAAGCTCATCGTATGGGCCGAAGACCGTCATGCGTGCATCGAGCGTACGCTCGTGGCACTGGACGGTTATCATCTGGCCGGTTTCAAGACGACGCTGCCGTTCTGCCGTCTCGTCATCGACTCGGAGCCTTTCCGGAGCGGTGACTATTCGACATTCTTCGTCCAGAACCATTGGCCACTGCCCTTGCCGGCATGGTGGACACGCACGATCTCCGCACTGGCCGGTGCCGGCTTCGCCGCCGACGAAGCACGCCGTGCGCCCCGACAACCCGATATTTCGCAGTAA
- a CDS encoding aldehyde dehydrogenase — MKNYINGQWVPSSTGRTFDNVNPADSRDVIGAFPQSGAADVAAAARAAATAFKTWSRMPAPKRGDIIRRAGDVFTRRMDELSRIMTREMGKTLTETRGDIQEAIDTAYYSATESRRLFGYNTPSELANKMNLSFRNPIGVCGIITAWNFPIAVPSWKILPALICGNTVVFKPSEDSPHSGNIFAEILEEAGLPPGVFNVVHGSAECGSAIVEHPDIKLVGFTGSTATGKAIAERCGALNKKCSLEMGGKNPQIVMPDADMDLALHGVLWGAFGTTGQRCTATSRLILHKDIHDDFVARLCSAASELVLGNGLTDDKAQVGPVINTKQLDKILSYIEIGKSEATLALGGERATEGDLAHGNFMKPTVFTNVDRTARIFREEIFGPVLSVSRADSFEHAIDLANDCAYGLSSSIYTRDVNAAFTAIRDLEAGISYVNAPTIGAEAHMPFGGIKGTGNGHREGGWTVFDIFTEWKSVYVDFSGKLQRAQIDT, encoded by the coding sequence ATGAAGAATTACATCAACGGTCAATGGGTTCCGTCATCAACCGGACGGACGTTCGACAACGTCAATCCTGCGGACTCGCGCGACGTGATCGGAGCATTTCCCCAATCCGGCGCTGCCGACGTCGCTGCGGCTGCACGGGCAGCGGCGACCGCCTTCAAGACGTGGAGCAGGATGCCTGCACCGAAGCGAGGCGATATCATCCGTCGTGCGGGTGACGTCTTCACGCGTCGTATGGACGAACTGTCCCGCATCATGACGCGGGAAATGGGCAAGACGCTGACGGAAACGCGCGGCGATATCCAGGAGGCCATCGACACGGCCTACTATTCGGCGACGGAAAGCCGCCGTCTGTTCGGCTACAACACGCCCAGTGAACTCGCCAACAAGATGAACCTCTCGTTCCGCAATCCCATCGGCGTATGCGGTATCATCACGGCATGGAACTTCCCCATCGCCGTACCGTCGTGGAAGATCCTTCCGGCCCTGATCTGCGGTAACACCGTCGTCTTCAAGCCATCGGAGGATTCCCCCCACAGCGGCAACATCTTCGCCGAGATCCTCGAAGAGGCAGGCCTGCCGCCGGGCGTGTTCAACGTCGTCCACGGCAGCGCCGAATGCGGTTCGGCCATCGTCGAACATCCCGACATCAAGCTCGTCGGCTTCACGGGTTCTACGGCGACCGGCAAGGCCATCGCCGAACGTTGCGGCGCCCTCAACAAGAAGTGCTCGCTCGAGATGGGCGGCAAGAACCCGCAGATCGTCATGCCAGATGCCGACATGGATCTCGCCCTTCATGGTGTGTTGTGGGGAGCGTTCGGAACGACCGGTCAACGTTGCACGGCGACGTCGCGCCTCATCCTGCACAAGGACATCCACGACGACTTCGTGGCCCGTCTGTGCTCCGCCGCGTCGGAACTCGTGCTCGGCAACGGCCTCACTGATGACAAGGCCCAGGTGGGTCCGGTGATCAACACGAAGCAGCTCGACAAGATTCTCTCCTACATCGAGATCGGGAAATCCGAAGCGACGCTCGCCCTCGGCGGCGAACGCGCGACGGAAGGCGACCTCGCCCACGGCAACTTCATGAAACCAACGGTCTTCACCAACGTAGACCGCACCGCACGCATCTTCAGGGAAGAGATCTTCGGCCCCGTGCTCAGCGTATCGCGCGCCGATTCCTTCGAACACGCCATCGATCTCGCCAACGACTGTGCCTACGGCCTTTCTTCCTCCATCTATACGCGCGACGTCAACGCGGCCTTCACGGCCATCCGCGACCTCGAAGCCGGTATCAGCTACGTCAACGCTCCCACGATCGGCGCCGAAGCCCACATGCCCTTCGGTGGCATCAAGGGTACGGGCAATGGCCATCGCGAAGGCGGATGGACGGTCTTCGACATCTTCACGGAGTGGAAGAGCGTCTACGTGGACTTCAGCGGCAAGCTCCAGCGTGCACAGATCGATACCTAA
- a CDS encoding glutamyl-tRNA amidotransferase, translated as MSLSTSINDQIKEAMKAGDKVRLETLRSLRAGILEFEKSGIGRDMTPDDEFKIINSAAKKRKDAIEQYEQVGRAEAADKERQELAVIMEFLPAQMTEAEVSDAIRAIIAETGASGPSDFGKVMGAAVKAMKGKADGGLIQQLTKQLLGTGGQS; from the coding sequence ATGTCACTGTCGACATCGATCAACGATCAGATCAAGGAAGCCATGAAGGCCGGGGACAAGGTGCGTCTGGAGACGCTGCGTTCCCTGCGCGCGGGTATCCTGGAATTCGAGAAGAGCGGCATCGGCCGCGACATGACTCCTGACGACGAATTCAAGATCATCAACTCGGCCGCGAAGAAGCGCAAGGACGCCATCGAACAGTACGAGCAGGTGGGCCGTGCCGAAGCAGCCGACAAGGAACGTCAGGAACTCGCCGTCATCATGGAATTCCTGCCGGCCCAGATGACGGAGGCCGAGGTGAGCGACGCCATCCGTGCCATCATCGCCGAAACGGGCGCGTCGGGTCCGTCGGACTTCGGCAAGGTCATGGGTGCTGCCGTGAAGGCCATGAAGGGCAAGGCAGACGGCGGCCTGATACAGCAACTCACGAAGCAGCTTCTTGGAACGGGCGGCCAGTCATGA
- a CDS encoding peptide deformylase, whose translation MILPVYTYNHPVLRQKTTSVTDMSDEIRTLIANMFETMYNANGIGLAANQVGKDIAITVIDFTDDDEDDNEAGPIVLINPVIEAFSDEEEEFEEGCLSLPDFRDVVVRPEAIQVRYFDENMKEVVREVDGLLARVIQHETDHLNGVYFFERLSPIRRTLSQSKLKRIAKGEYSAAYETFKNS comes from the coding sequence GTGATTCTGCCGGTCTATACATACAACCATCCTGTCCTGCGCCAGAAAACGACGTCGGTGACGGACATGTCCGACGAGATCCGTACGCTGATCGCGAACATGTTCGAGACGATGTACAATGCCAACGGCATCGGCCTCGCCGCAAATCAGGTCGGCAAGGATATCGCCATCACGGTCATCGACTTCACCGATGACGACGAAGACGACAACGAAGCCGGACCGATCGTCCTGATCAATCCCGTCATCGAAGCGTTCTCGGACGAGGAAGAAGAATTCGAGGAAGGCTGTCTGTCACTCCCCGACTTCCGGGACGTCGTCGTCCGCCCAGAAGCGATCCAGGTCCGTTACTTCGACGAGAACATGAAGGAAGTCGTCCGTGAAGTCGACGGCCTGCTGGCACGGGTCATCCAGCACGAAACGGATCATCTCAACGGCGTCTACTTCTTCGAACGGCTGTCCCCCATCCGCCGCACGCTGTCGCAGAGCAAGCTCAAGCGTATCGCCAAGGGCGAGTATTCCGCCGCCTACGAGACGTTCAAGAATTCCTGA